The following DNA comes from Phytohabitans rumicis.
GCGGTTCCTCAGCGACTACCCGCGCTACACGGCGGCGAGCGCGGTCGCGGAGACGGCGGAGCGGCTCACCCCGATCGAGCAGGAGCCCATGCTGCGGCTCTTCCAGCTCACCCTCGGTGCCCTGCGCGCCCTCGCCGAGGGGGCGCACGCCAGCACTCTCGTGCTCGACGCCTACCTGCTGCGGAGCATGGGGGTCGCCGGGTGGGCGCCGGCCCTGGCCGAATGCGCGGTGTGCGGTTCGCCGGGGCGGCACGGTGCTTTCTCCGTACCCGCTGGGGGTTGTGTGTGCCCTGACTGCCGACCACCCGGAGCGGCGCATCCGGCGCCGGCCACCCTCGACCTGATGTCCGCCCTGACGTCGGGTGACTGGCGGGTGGCGGACGGGGCGGAGGCGGGCAACCGCCGCGAGTGCAGCGGGCTGGTGGCGGCGCATTTGCAGTGGCATCTGGAGCGCGCGCTACGCTCGCTGCCGCTGGTCGATAGGGGATAAAACCGTGATCCGTACGCAACGTCGCCGGGAACCGAAGCCGCCGACGCCACACCCGTCTGGGGCTCGCCCGCCCGCACTGCCGCGGGAGGCGCTGCCGAAGCACGTGGCGGTGGTCATGGACGGCAACGGGCGGTGGGCCAAGGAGCGCGGGCTGCCCCGGACAAAGGGGCACGAGCAGGGCGAATACTCGCTTTTCGACGCCATCGAGGGCGCGATCGAGCTGGGCATCCCCTACCTGTCCGCGTACGCCTTCTCCACCGAGAACTGGCGGCGCTCGCCCGACGAGGTCCGCTTCCTGATGGGCTTCAACCGGGACGTCATCCGCCGCCGCCGCGACCAGCTCGTCGACCTGGGCGTGCGGGTCGTGTGGTCGGGGCGGCCCGGCCGGCTGTGGAAGAGCGTCATCTCCGAGCTGGTCACCGCCGAGGAGATGTCCCGCGGCAACTCGACGATGACGCTCCAGTTCTGCGTCAACTACGGCGGGCAGGCGGAGATCGCCGACGCGGCCGCCGCGATCGCCCGCGACGTGGCGGCCGGCAAGGTCCACCCCGACAAGGTGAACGAGAAGATGATCGCCCGGTACCTCTACCACCCCGAGGTGCCCGAGGTCGACCTGTTCCTCCGCCCGTCCGGCGAGCAGCGGACGTCGAACTTCCTGCTCTGGCAGTCCGCGTACGCCGAGCTGATCTTCCTGGACACGCTGTGGCCCGACTTCGACCGCCGGCACCTGTGGCACGCCTGCGAGCTGTACGCCCAGCGCGACCGCCGCTTTGGCGCCGCCCTCCCCAACCCAGTCCCACCCCCGCCCTAGCCCTAGCCCTTTCGCCCGCGCTCGCCCTCTCCGCGCGGTCCGCGCCGCCCGTCCGCGCCGCCCCTCTCTGCGTCGATCAAGGGCATACGGTCGTGGTTTGATCTCCAAACCGCGACCATATGCCCTTGATCGACGCGAAAGTCCTTGATCGCGGTCCGTTACGGCTTGCCCTCGTCGGGCTTGGCGTGCGAGAAAAGGACGGGCGCGATCGGCCGTACAGATGCGGCCGACTTCGCCGGCGGCGTGGGCAGCTTTGGCTGGTGCTCGCCGGTCAGCACCAGCAGCTCGTACGCCCGCTCCACCGGGATGCGCTCGGCTCCGATGGCGACCCGCAACGGTACCGGCTTCGCGCCCGGGAACGCCTCGACCGGCAGGTCCAGCACCCGCGGATCGACGCCACGCTCGGCCAGGAACGCCGCCGCGGCCGGCGCCAGATCCTGCCATGGCCGGACCGTCTCCACGGTGAACCCGTGTGCCACCCACTGCTCCGCCCGCTCGGTGACCCGGTCGGCGACGTGCCCGGGCACCACGTCCCGGCCACCAAGGTCCTCGCTGAGCAACGCCTGCGCCATCGGGGACAGGTCCGCTACCGGCACCCACTGCGTACGGCTCCCGCGGCGGCGAGCGGGAACATCACGGCGGCTGTCAGAGCTGGGCATACGTCCATCCAAACATGATCGACAGCCGGCGCTCCGCTGTGGGTCTTACCTTTCGGCTACGGTGAGTAACCGATCGCGCAGGATGGACGGCACGCGCCCCAGCAGCAACGTCCGGTCGACGGCCCGTACCTGCTCGGTCATTACGAAGCACCTTGACCGTAGCCGGGTCTGCTCCTCGGCCGCGACGGGGCACGTGGTTGGGCCCGCAGGCCCGCCCCCAATCAGAGCTCTCCGCGTCGATCAAGGACTCTTGCGTCGATCAAGGGTTCCTCCGTCGATCAAGGGCAAACGGTCGTGGATCGGAGATCAAAGCACGACCGTTTGCCCTTGATCGACGCAAGAGCCCTTGATCGACGCCGCGGGAGGGGCGGCGCGGGAGGGGCGGCGCGGGAGAGGGCGGGGCAGCGGGGCGGGAGGGGCGGTTGCTACGCGGAAAGGAGGGTGAGGACGGCGGGCACGTCGCTCAGGTCTCGCAGAACCACGTGGGCGCCGGCCGCTGCCAGGGCGTCCGCGCTCGTGTGGCCGGTGGCCACCCCGATGGCGGTGACGCCGTTCGCCAGGGCGGCGGCCACGTCGTACGCGGTGTCGCCGACCACGATCACATCGGCGGGGTCGAACGGGCGGTCGTGCTTCGCGGCGGCCCGTTCCAGGCTGCGCCGGACCAGGGTCGCCCGTACGGTGTCCTCGGTGCCGTAGCCGCCGATCTCGAAGTCCACCAGTTCGGCGAGGTCGAACGCGGTGAGCTTGTCCACGGCGATCGGGCGGATGTTGCCGGTCACCAGGGTCTGTACGACGTCTGGCCGGGTGTCCAGCGCGCCCAGTACCTCCCGTACGCCGGGCATGAGGTACCCGCGTTCCAGCAGCAGCTCGCGACGGGCGGCGAACTCCTCCGCGAAGAGCGCGAAGAACTCGTCCAGGTGCGGCTCGTAATCGTCGATCCCGTGCATCGCGAACGTCTCGACCGCGATGTCCCGGTCCGTCCGGCCGGCGGTGAACGCCATGGCCCGCCACGGCATGCCGGTGACGGCGGTGAACGCGGGGGCGTACGCGAGCGAGGCGATGCCCCCTGCGTAGAGCAGGGTGTGGTCGATGTCCCACATGACCAGGCGCATTGCTCGATCGTGCCAGGCCGGCGCGGGCCCGTCAGTGGGCGTCGCCACAGCCGCCCGTATCCGTCGATCAAGGACTTCGACGTCGCTCAAGGGCGAATGGCCGTGGATTAGAGATCCAACCACGACCATTCGCCCTTGATCGACGGGGAGAGGGAGAGGGGGAGAGGCGGGGTCAGGGGGTGGGAGCGCAACAGGGGGTGGGGTTGGGGTATTCGAAGGGGGCTAGGCGGCCGGCCGGGGCGGGGGCGGTGATGAGCGTCAGCGCGCCGTCCATCCATTGTGGGCGGACGAAGTCGCGGGTGACGACCTCCCGGGCCGGGTCGGCGGGCGCGCCGCCCAGCACGATCACCCGGTCGATCGCGCTGTTGGCGAGCATGTCGGCGACGGTCACCGTACCCGTCAGGGCCTCGACGCCGGCGAAGAGCACGGCCCGGCCGGACCGCCGCTCGCGGTGCGCGGCGGCGACCTGGTCGGCGGCCTCCGAACCGGCGGCCGGCAGGTCGGGCTCGTAGCCGTCCGGCAGCGCCAGACTGATCGCCACCTGTGGGTACGGCGTGCGCACCAGGTGCGTGCACGCTTCGACGCCGGGCGGGAGGCCGAGCGCGTGGAGCCAGTGCTCGGCCTCCCGGTCCGTCTCGTGTCCGAGGCAGATGCCGGTGTACCTCAACTCGGCAGCACCCAGATCGGGTTGCCGTAGAACCACAGGTCCTGCCACGGGTCGGCGTCGCCGAGCACGTCCATGGCCGGACCGGCCGGGTCCACCGCCGCCCCCATCAGGCCGGGTGCGCTGCGCTTGCCGTCGGTGCCGCGTACGCGGACGTAGAACGGCTGGTCGACGTGGCCGAACGAGTACGTGAACGAGACCCGCCCGGTGCCGCCGCTCACCTCGTACGACTTGACGACCTTCGTGTTCGGGGCGGTGAACGTGTCGCGGTCGGTGACCGGGCCGGTGACCGTGCCCGCGATGACGTCGACCCGGGCCAGGGTCGGCACGAACTGCGCCCAGTTCGGTCCGGTCGCCAGGTCGATGTCGATGGTCAGTTCGACCGTGGTCCCGCGGCGCACGCGCATGACGCCGCCGAGCGGGGTGCCGGAGGTGGCGCGGCGGTCGCCGGCCACCCGGGCGCGTACGTCCAGCCCGTTGATCAGTCCACCGTGGTCGACCCAGACCCGGCCGGCGCGGAGCCCGTCCATCACCGCCCGGTACGAGAACGACGCGGCGCCCACGTTCGTCCGGCTGTACTGGCCGGGCCAGAAGTCGCCGGCCTCGGTGAGCACCTGGCCGCCGTACACCGGGTCGTTGTATTTGCCGTTGGCGGCGAAGTCGCTGTTCGGACCGCGCGTGGCGACGTCGAGGAAGTTGACGTGGGAGTCGGAGTTGGCGCTGATCCACCACGCCTTGCCCTCGGCGAGCAGGCTGTCCCACAGACCGCCCACAGTGGACGTCATCCAGTCGAAGCCGCCCCACGTGCGGTAGCTCTCCAGCGGGTACCCCGGGAACGACGCCGACGACGGGCTGCCCTCGTAGAAGCCGCGGCCGCCGCCGTTGCCGATCGGGCCGGGGATGCCGGCGGCCTGGTGGCCCGGGGCGCCCTCGAAGCCGACCGCCACGCTCGGGTCGGCGTCCCGCCAGGCCCGGATCTCGTGCGGGGAGTCGATCCCGCGCCGGGCCGGGTGGTTGGCGAGGAAGAGCGCGCCGTCGATGCGCCGCTGGCGTACCGCGTCGCCGAGGAACTTGATGCCGGCGACGGCGAGCGCCTCGTTCTCCGGCGTGGAGGCGCCGGCGTTCTTCACGGTCCCGTCGTACGCGTTCTCGAACTCCTTCAGCACCGCCACTTCGTTCCGTCCAGGGTGGACGAAGACGGTGGCGTGCTCGGCGGCCGGGATGTTCCACTCCAGGCCCTGGAA
Coding sequences within:
- the recO gene encoding DNA repair protein RecO translates to MPGYRRPLYRDDAVVLRVQKLGESDRIITLLTRRHGRIRAVARGVRRTTSRFGARLEPFGHIDLQLAEGPSLHTVSQVEAIELYGKRFLSDYPRYTAASAVAETAERLTPIEQEPMLRLFQLTLGALRALAEGAHASTLVLDAYLLRSMGVAGWAPALAECAVCGSPGRHGAFSVPAGGCVCPDCRPPGAAHPAPATLDLMSALTSGDWRVADGAEAGNRRECSGLVAAHLQWHLERALRSLPLVDRG
- a CDS encoding isoprenyl transferase, producing the protein MIRTQRRREPKPPTPHPSGARPPALPREALPKHVAVVMDGNGRWAKERGLPRTKGHEQGEYSLFDAIEGAIELGIPYLSAYAFSTENWRRSPDEVRFLMGFNRDVIRRRRDQLVDLGVRVVWSGRPGRLWKSVISELVTAEEMSRGNSTMTLQFCVNYGGQAEIADAAAAIARDVAAGKVHPDKVNEKMIARYLYHPEVPEVDLFLRPSGEQRTSNFLLWQSAYAELIFLDTLWPDFDRRHLWHACELYAQRDRRFGAALPNPVPPPP
- a CDS encoding HAD family hydrolase produces the protein MRLVMWDIDHTLLYAGGIASLAYAPAFTAVTGMPWRAMAFTAGRTDRDIAVETFAMHGIDDYEPHLDEFFALFAEEFAARRELLLERGYLMPGVREVLGALDTRPDVVQTLVTGNIRPIAVDKLTAFDLAELVDFEIGGYGTEDTVRATLVRRSLERAAAKHDRPFDPADVIVVGDTAYDVAAALANGVTAIGVATGHTSADALAAAGAHVVLRDLSDVPAVLTLLSA
- a CDS encoding twin-arginine translocation signal domain-containing protein, with the translated sequence MGHGHHHHEHLTDTAADVPEALDLSIPDSELSPADVSRRGFLRGAGLLGAGAAASVIATPGAAHAHGPGGDHGRTGGFQWLSGDHHIHTQYSSDAMYRVLDQARHGRANGLDWMVITDHGSVAHAKIGVEKVNPDIVATREELKDLLVFQGLEWNIPAAEHATVFVHPGRNEVAVLKEFENAYDGTVKNAGASTPENEALAVAGIKFLGDAVRQRRIDGALFLANHPARRGIDSPHEIRAWRDADPSVAVGFEGAPGHQAAGIPGPIGNGGGRGFYEGSPSSASFPGYPLESYRTWGGFDWMTSTVGGLWDSLLAEGKAWWISANSDSHVNFLDVATRGPNSDFAANGKYNDPVYGGQVLTEAGDFWPGQYSRTNVGAASFSYRAVMDGLRAGRVWVDHGGLINGLDVRARVAGDRRATSGTPLGGVMRVRRGTTVELTIDIDLATGPNWAQFVPTLARVDVIAGTVTGPVTDRDTFTAPNTKVVKSYEVSGGTGRVSFTYSFGHVDQPFYVRVRGTDGKRSAPGLMGAAVDPAGPAMDVLGDADPWQDLWFYGNPIWVLPS